A portion of the Cellulophaga algicola DSM 14237 genome contains these proteins:
- a CDS encoding pyridoxal phosphate-dependent decarboxylase family protein, whose protein sequence is MHNIDIELVEMTLDVMKYVINRITKTSPELGQPKKEEELKALVGETITSEGIGGEKAFQLFRDVLVKATVPIDHPRHLAFVPASPTRAAIMFDLVTSASSIHGAYWMEGAGGIFCENEAMHWLVSLTGMPKGSFGVFTSGGTAANLSAMVAARENWRQNPINIDKKGVIIASVGAHSSVKAMAKVMDAEILLVPSEERMDAEDLKALFQNLPVEKQSRVFAVVATAGTTNAGIIDDLDGIADFCIHHDFWFHVDGAYGGGALLADSVRHLFKGIEKADSITIDPHKWLFSPYDCGAILYKNPEIAKAAHSQEGSYLEIFKDEGAHGFNPSDYQIQLTRRLRGLPLWFSLAMHGVDKYKWAVECGITLANTAGKLIEKDEHVELVREPSLSCVLFRRKGWTPDDYRNWTYENHRKGFALVTPTKWKQGNEFETVARFCFINPDTTEKDISDILATMH, encoded by the coding sequence ATGCACAACATAGATATAGAATTAGTTGAAATGACCTTAGATGTCATGAAATATGTGATCAATAGGATTACAAAGACCTCACCAGAACTAGGGCAACCCAAAAAGGAAGAAGAATTAAAAGCTTTAGTCGGGGAAACTATTACTTCTGAAGGTATTGGTGGTGAAAAGGCATTTCAATTATTTCGTGATGTTTTAGTGAAAGCAACAGTGCCTATTGATCATCCCCGGCATTTGGCATTTGTGCCAGCATCACCAACAAGAGCAGCTATTATGTTTGATCTGGTGACTTCTGCGTCAAGTATTCATGGTGCTTATTGGATGGAAGGTGCTGGAGGAATTTTCTGTGAAAATGAAGCAATGCATTGGTTGGTTTCTTTAACAGGAATGCCTAAAGGTTCTTTCGGCGTATTTACAAGCGGAGGAACCGCAGCGAATCTTTCTGCAATGGTTGCCGCCCGTGAGAATTGGAGGCAAAACCCAATAAATATTGATAAAAAAGGAGTTATTATAGCTTCTGTAGGAGCGCATTCTTCTGTGAAGGCTATGGCTAAAGTTATGGATGCCGAAATTTTATTAGTGCCCTCAGAAGAACGAATGGATGCTGAGGATTTGAAAGCCTTATTTCAAAATTTACCTGTAGAGAAGCAAAGTAGGGTTTTCGCTGTAGTAGCTACTGCAGGAACTACCAATGCGGGTATCATTGATGATTTAGACGGAATTGCAGATTTTTGCATACATCACGATTTCTGGTTTCATGTAGATGGAGCATATGGTGGTGGTGCTTTATTAGCAGATTCTGTACGGCATTTGTTTAAAGGAATTGAAAAAGCAGATAGCATTACAATAGATCCACATAAGTGGTTATTTTCTCCTTATGACTGTGGTGCTATTTTATATAAAAATCCAGAAATAGCAAAAGCGGCACATTCTCAAGAAGGTTCTTATTTAGAAATTTTCAAGGATGAAGGGGCTCATGGTTTTAATCCTTCAGACTATCAAATTCAACTTACCCGAAGGTTAAGAGGCCTGCCTTTATGGTTTTCATTAGCAATGCATGGCGTGGATAAATACAAATGGGCAGTAGAATGTGGTATTACTTTAGCTAATACTGCGGGGAAATTAATAGAAAAAGATGAACATGTAGAATTGGTGCGCGAACCAAGCTTATCATGTGTCCTGTTTAGACGTAAGGGCTGGACTCCTGATGATTATAGAAATTGGACGTATGAAAACCATAGAAAAGGTTTTGCATTAGTAACACCAACAAAATGGAAGCAAGGAAATGAATTTGAAACAGTAGCTCGTTTTTGTTTTATAAATCCGGATACAACAGAAAAGGATATTTCTGATATATTAGCGACCATGCATTAA
- the bshC gene encoding bacillithiol biosynthesis cysteine-adding enzyme BshC, which produces MKIDGIPFKQTGYFSKIMCDYLEESEALKPFYNRFPAFENFEAQIIEKQKNFPKSSRVILSEALDQQYTGIDASEATKSNIHSLKEENTFTVVTGHQLNLFTGPLYFLYKIIATINLTTALKAKHTGLNFVPVYWMATEDHDFEEINYFNLNGKKIQWNKEASGGVGRLDTHGLELLSETLAAELGGSKNAEYLKTLFTNAYLNHANLTEATRFLANELFKDYGLVIIDGDDVALKRLLIPYVKSDLLEEKSFKAVTKSIEALTALPENYGVQVNPREINYFYLVDGVRERIIEQHGAYFVNDTKISFTKDEVLRELENHPERFSPNVVCRPLYQEVILPNLCYIGGGGELAYWLELKAYFDAVGVTFPMLLLRNSALLITGKQGEKIAKLDLKISDLFLKQNSFINKRIRAISNIDIDFSPQKELLKVQFEALYDLATQTDETFLGAVKAQEVKQIKGLEHLEKRLLKAQKRKLKDHVIRITEIQNDLFPNKSLQERQQNFSQFYLEYGDKLIPALVENLKPLSKDFEILMF; this is translated from the coding sequence ATGAAGATTGATGGTATTCCATTTAAGCAAACTGGGTATTTTTCAAAAATAATGTGTGATTATTTAGAAGAATCAGAGGCATTAAAACCTTTCTATAATAGGTTTCCTGCATTTGAGAACTTTGAAGCACAAATTATTGAGAAACAAAAAAATTTCCCAAAGAGTAGCCGAGTAATTTTATCAGAGGCATTAGACCAACAATATACTGGTATTGATGCTAGCGAAGCAACGAAATCTAATATTCACAGTTTAAAAGAAGAAAATACATTCACCGTCGTAACAGGTCATCAACTGAACTTGTTTACAGGGCCTTTGTATTTTTTATATAAAATTATAGCGACCATAAACCTTACAACAGCGTTGAAGGCAAAACATACAGGATTAAATTTTGTTCCAGTATATTGGATGGCTACGGAAGATCATGATTTTGAGGAGATTAATTATTTTAATCTTAATGGAAAGAAAATTCAATGGAATAAGGAAGCCTCAGGAGGGGTTGGCCGTTTAGATACTCATGGATTAGAATTGTTGAGCGAAACCTTAGCAGCAGAACTAGGAGGGAGTAAAAATGCGGAATACCTTAAGACTCTTTTTACTAATGCCTATCTAAATCATGCGAATTTAACAGAGGCCACACGTTTTTTAGCCAACGAATTGTTTAAAGACTACGGATTGGTTATTATAGATGGTGATGATGTAGCCTTAAAACGCTTGTTAATTCCTTATGTTAAATCAGATTTACTAGAAGAAAAATCTTTTAAAGCCGTTACAAAAAGTATAGAAGCTTTAACTGCTTTGCCTGAGAATTATGGCGTTCAAGTAAACCCCAGAGAGATTAATTATTTTTATTTAGTAGATGGTGTGCGGGAACGAATCATAGAGCAGCATGGTGCGTATTTCGTTAATGATACTAAAATATCGTTTACAAAAGATGAGGTATTACGTGAGTTAGAAAATCATCCAGAGCGTTTTTCACCCAATGTGGTATGTCGCCCTTTATATCAAGAAGTTATCTTACCTAACCTCTGTTATATCGGAGGAGGGGGAGAACTTGCGTATTGGTTAGAACTTAAAGCTTATTTTGATGCCGTTGGGGTTACTTTTCCTATGCTGCTACTGCGAAACTCAGCCTTATTGATTACAGGAAAGCAAGGTGAAAAGATAGCCAAGTTAGATTTGAAAATCTCAGATTTGTTTTTGAAACAGAATAGCTTTATTAATAAAAGGATTAGAGCTATTTCTAATATTGATATTGATTTTTCGCCTCAAAAAGAGTTATTGAAAGTCCAGTTTGAAGCACTGTATGATTTAGCTACACAAACAGATGAAACTTTTTTAGGTGCAGTCAAAGCACAAGAAGTTAAGCAAATAAAAGGATTAGAACATCTAGAGAAACGTTTGTTGAAAGCACAGAAGCGAAAATTAAAAGATCATGTAATTAGAATAACGGAAATACAGAATGACTTATTCCCGAATAAATCACTACAAGAACGGCAACAGAATTTTTCGCAATTTTATTTAGAGTATGGCGATAAATTAATTCCTGCCTTGGTAGAAAATTTAAAGCCACTTTCTAAAGATTTTGAAATTTTAATGTTTTAA
- the guaA gene encoding glutamine-hydrolyzing GMP synthase, which produces MQNNVLILDFGSQYTQLIARRVRELNIFCEIKPYNKLPEDLSTYKAVILSGSPFSVRAEDAPHPDLSGIQGKKPMLAVCYGAQYLAHFQGGNVAPSNTREYGRANLSFVKSDEAFFDKINVGSQVWMSHSDTIKELPANATRLASTDDVENAAYRLEGEDTYAIQFHPEVYHSKDGKQLLENFLVHIAKVAQTWTPDSFVETTVADLKAKIGTDKVILGLSGGVDSSVAAMLLHKAIGKNLHCIFVNNGLLRKDEFPSVLEQYEGMGLNVKGVDASARFLDELAGESDPEKKRKIIGRVFIEVFDDESHLVENAKWLAQGTIYPDVIESVSATGGPSATIKSHHNVGGLPDFMKLSVVEPLRMLFKDEVRRVGASMGLDPLLLGRHPFPGPGLAIRILGDITREKVAILQEVDAIFINGLKSAGLYDKVWQAGAMLLPVNSVGVMGDERTYEKCVALRAVESTDGMTADWVNLPYEFLQKTSNDIINKVRGVNRVVYDISSKPPATIEWE; this is translated from the coding sequence ATGCAAAATAACGTCCTGATTTTAGATTTTGGTTCTCAGTACACACAACTCATAGCTAGAAGAGTTAGAGAGCTTAATATTTTTTGTGAGATTAAACCTTACAATAAACTCCCAGAAGATTTATCAACCTATAAAGCAGTGATACTTTCTGGCTCTCCTTTTTCAGTGAGAGCAGAAGACGCTCCGCATCCAGATTTATCTGGGATACAAGGTAAGAAGCCAATGTTGGCAGTTTGCTACGGAGCGCAATATTTAGCACATTTTCAAGGGGGTAATGTAGCGCCATCAAATACTAGAGAGTATGGTAGAGCTAATTTATCGTTCGTAAAATCTGACGAAGCTTTCTTTGATAAGATTAATGTAGGGAGTCAAGTTTGGATGAGTCATTCAGATACTATAAAAGAATTACCAGCAAATGCAACCCGTTTAGCAAGTACTGATGATGTTGAAAATGCTGCATACCGGTTGGAAGGTGAAGATACTTATGCAATTCAATTTCATCCAGAAGTATATCATTCTAAAGACGGGAAACAATTATTAGAAAACTTTTTAGTACATATAGCTAAAGTAGCGCAAACCTGGACACCAGATTCATTTGTAGAGACTACAGTAGCAGATTTAAAAGCAAAAATCGGTACCGATAAAGTTATATTAGGTCTTTCTGGAGGTGTAGATTCTTCAGTAGCAGCGATGTTATTACATAAAGCAATTGGAAAAAATTTGCACTGCATCTTCGTGAATAATGGATTGCTTCGTAAAGATGAGTTTCCAAGTGTGTTGGAGCAATACGAAGGAATGGGACTTAACGTTAAAGGAGTAGATGCTTCGGCACGCTTTTTGGATGAATTAGCAGGAGAGAGTGATCCAGAGAAAAAACGTAAAATAATTGGGCGTGTATTTATTGAGGTTTTTGATGATGAATCACATTTAGTAGAAAATGCAAAGTGGTTGGCTCAAGGAACTATTTATCCTGATGTAATAGAATCTGTTTCTGCTACAGGAGGACCATCTGCAACCATAAAAAGTCATCATAATGTAGGGGGATTACCAGACTTTATGAAATTAAGTGTAGTAGAGCCACTTCGTATGTTATTTAAAGATGAGGTGCGTAGAGTAGGAGCAAGTATGGGATTAGATCCTTTGTTATTAGGAAGACACCCTTTTCCTGGTCCTGGATTAGCCATCAGAATTCTTGGAGATATTACCCGAGAAAAAGTAGCAATTTTGCAAGAAGTAGATGCTATTTTTATAAATGGATTAAAGAGCGCAGGGCTTTATGATAAAGTTTGGCAAGCTGGTGCAATGCTTTTACCCGTAAATAGTGTAGGGGTAATGGGAGATGAGAGAACTTATGAAAAATGTGTAGCTTTACGCGCTGTAGAAAGTACCGATGGCATGACTGCTGATTGGGTAAATTTACCATATGAGTTTTTGCAAAAGACTTCTAATGATATTATCAATAAGGTTAGAGGGGTAAATAGAGTGGTATATGACATCAGTTCAAAGCCACCAGCAACTATTGAGTGGGAATAA
- a CDS encoding ArnT family glycosyltransferase, with amino-acid sequence MLLKRIQKISFEKLTLFTILIYIVSLFYNLHLEPLRLEEPRRALVALEMLFNNNFIVTTLLNDTWYDHPPLYNIILALSLKIFGLNTFALRFPCAFSLLLTGVLIYVMGKKYISKKFGILSTLFYLIAADIYFYFSTIAEIDIFYSLLVLLSFFSIFHFHQKKQYYHLFGFAYLFISLAFLTKGFASYAFIVLTLSAYLGYQREFKKLFSFPHILFGFCALVFLGLYLYTYSLYEDLPAYISKMWGLTSSRTVLGRGIGKLALHILTFPLNFIAVLFPSTLFLLFSFKKGQIKRIKEKPYLVFLALTLFINFSVYLISPGAKIRYTYMFFPIAISLLTYSFYLQIEDKEWRKKVFYSIIKTLMLLIAAALFIAPFISISANPVYLNLSLPLFGIAILSTLYLNIKSTTYIKSLSVILFFIVCRLTFDHIAMPIKANLPKNNLHKNFAENINKLVSDDDKIYVLTNDEMNTFIDIPFLFYETAAYLEMSRKQLVYKAHSITKKGYYIINLEKNKGYTPVYLFEINNTKLALIKQQ; translated from the coding sequence ATGCTTTTAAAAAGAATTCAAAAAATATCCTTCGAAAAACTGACCCTTTTCACCATTCTAATATACATTGTTTCTCTTTTCTATAATTTACATTTAGAACCACTAAGACTAGAAGAACCAAGAAGAGCCTTGGTTGCCCTTGAAATGTTATTCAACAATAATTTTATTGTTACCACGCTATTAAATGACACCTGGTATGACCACCCCCCTCTATACAATATAATTCTTGCATTAAGCTTAAAGATTTTTGGCTTAAATACATTTGCACTTCGTTTTCCTTGTGCCTTTTCTTTACTCCTGACTGGAGTATTAATTTATGTAATGGGCAAGAAGTATATTTCTAAAAAATTTGGCATTCTAAGTACCCTATTTTATCTCATCGCTGCAGACATATATTTTTATTTTTCTACCATAGCAGAGATAGATATTTTTTACTCTTTATTGGTGTTATTATCTTTTTTTAGCATATTCCACTTTCACCAAAAAAAACAATACTACCATCTCTTTGGATTTGCGTATTTATTCATTTCTTTAGCTTTTTTAACTAAAGGGTTTGCCTCCTATGCTTTTATCGTATTGACATTAAGTGCTTATTTAGGCTATCAAAGAGAATTTAAAAAACTTTTTAGTTTTCCTCATATACTTTTTGGCTTTTGCGCTTTAGTTTTTCTAGGCCTTTACCTATATACTTACTCTTTATATGAAGACTTACCTGCCTACATTTCCAAAATGTGGGGACTTACAAGCAGTAGAACGGTTTTAGGAAGAGGTATAGGAAAACTAGCACTACATATACTAACTTTCCCTTTAAACTTTATTGCAGTATTATTCCCTTCTACACTATTTCTACTTTTTAGTTTTAAAAAAGGACAAATTAAAAGGATAAAAGAAAAACCATACTTGGTCTTTTTAGCGCTAACGCTATTTATAAATTTTAGTGTATATCTTATTTCTCCAGGGGCCAAAATAAGATATACCTACATGTTTTTCCCAATTGCAATTAGCCTTTTAACTTATTCATTTTACCTTCAAATTGAAGATAAAGAATGGCGTAAAAAAGTTTTTTATAGCATCATAAAAACACTAATGCTACTCATTGCTGCTGCACTTTTCATAGCTCCTTTTATTAGTATAAGTGCCAATCCTGTGTATTTGAACTTAAGCTTGCCATTATTTGGTATTGCCATACTTTCTACATTATATTTAAATATTAAATCAACCACTTATATTAAAAGTCTATCGGTTATTTTATTTTTCATTGTTTGTCGTCTTACATTTGACCATATTGCAATGCCTATAAAAGCAAACCTTCCAAAAAATAATTTACATAAGAATTTTGCAGAAAACATTAACAAACTGGTCAGTGACGATGATAAAATTTACGTGCTAACAAATGATGAAATGAATACGTTTATTGATATTCCATTTCTTTTTTATGAAACTGCTGCTTACTTAGAAATGTCTAGGAAACAACTAGTTTACAAAGCGCATTCTATTACTAAAAAAGGATACTACATTATTAATCTAGAAAAGAATAAAGGATATACACCTGTATACCTCTTTGAAATTAATAATACTAAACTTGCTTTAATAAAACAGCAATAA
- a CDS encoding M14 family metallopeptidase has protein sequence MKRILVALLFTTYMVTNAQKIQSPSEFLGYELGTEFSRHHEVVDYYTYLAHTVSDRVLLKPYGKTNERRPLVLAYVSSPENIKNIENIRANHLKSTRGEGDAKIAIVWLSYNVHGNESVSTEASMQTIYELLTNKVSYLENTVVIIDPCINPDGRDRYVNWYNENKNTPNNVDPKSIEHHEGWLNGRANHYMFDLNRDWAWLTQVESQQRLKAYNLWLPHVHVDFHEQGINEPYYFAPAAEPYHEVITNFQRDFQVTIGKNHAKYFDKNGWFYFTKEVFDLFYPSYGDTYPLYNGAIGMTYEQGGSGRAGLGIITRTGDTLTLKDRIAHHFTTGISTVEVASKNASKLNEEFKKFYTNKNFKYKSYALSGSDDKVNALTQLLAQHQIEYGWSDATTLKGFDYTSGKIKSRKIAQNSLIVSTDQPKGTLVKVLFEPNAKLSDSLTYDITAWSLPYAYGLDALATETKVNATTNITTKDPIKNIISENTYAYIGDWNSMNDARFLADLLKENIKVKFTQKPFTLEGKKYERGSLIITKSDNRNKKDFAIKLSEISEKHAKHLMSTSTGFVDRGDDFGSSSVHLIKKNNIAVLTGKPTSTLQFGEVWHFFEQQLKYPLTVLESDFLNADDLEAYDVLILPDGWYGSFMRNNIQKELKEWVENGGKLIAMGGAIEGLEGKNGFKIKSKKTEKDTTKTEPLISYEDSEREGIKNLITGAIFKTKVDKTNPLAFGYEDTYFTLKLGDDAFDYLKEGNAVYLEEETTPTAGFAGSDARKKIANTLVFGTENYGKGQVVYMVDNPLFRGFWENGKLFFVNALFMVD, from the coding sequence ATGAAAAGAATTTTAGTCGCACTTTTATTTACTACTTACATGGTTACCAATGCACAAAAAATTCAATCTCCATCAGAATTTTTAGGCTATGAATTAGGTACTGAATTTTCTAGACATCATGAAGTTGTAGATTATTACACATATTTAGCACATACGGTTTCTGATAGAGTTTTATTAAAACCTTACGGAAAAACAAATGAAAGAAGACCACTAGTACTTGCCTATGTATCTTCTCCAGAAAATATTAAGAATATTGAAAACATACGCGCTAATCATTTAAAAAGCACAAGAGGTGAGGGCGATGCTAAAATTGCCATTGTATGGTTAAGCTATAATGTACATGGTAATGAAAGCGTAAGTACTGAAGCTTCTATGCAAACCATCTATGAGCTATTGACTAATAAGGTTTCTTACCTTGAAAATACGGTAGTTATAATAGATCCTTGTATTAATCCTGATGGCCGGGATCGCTATGTAAACTGGTATAATGAAAATAAAAACACACCCAACAATGTAGACCCAAAAAGCATAGAACATCACGAAGGTTGGTTAAATGGTAGAGCAAACCACTATATGTTCGATTTAAATAGGGATTGGGCTTGGTTAACGCAAGTTGAAAGTCAGCAGCGCTTAAAAGCCTATAATCTATGGCTACCACATGTTCATGTAGATTTCCATGAACAAGGTATAAATGAACCGTATTATTTTGCACCAGCTGCAGAACCTTATCATGAAGTAATCACTAATTTCCAAAGAGATTTCCAGGTAACAATCGGTAAGAACCATGCTAAATATTTTGATAAAAATGGTTGGTTTTATTTCACCAAAGAAGTATTTGATTTATTCTACCCAAGTTACGGTGACACCTACCCTTTATATAATGGAGCCATAGGGATGACTTACGAACAAGGTGGAAGTGGGCGTGCCGGATTAGGCATAATAACACGTACTGGAGACACACTTACCTTAAAAGACAGAATTGCGCACCATTTTACCACAGGAATATCTACCGTTGAAGTAGCCTCTAAAAATGCTAGTAAATTAAATGAAGAATTTAAGAAATTTTACACCAATAAAAATTTTAAATATAAGAGCTATGCTTTAAGTGGTTCTGATGACAAAGTAAATGCCTTAACACAATTATTAGCCCAGCACCAGATAGAATACGGATGGTCTGACGCTACTACACTAAAAGGTTTTGATTATACTAGCGGGAAAATAAAAAGTAGAAAAATAGCTCAGAATTCACTAATAGTTTCTACAGATCAACCAAAGGGGACTTTGGTAAAAGTTCTATTTGAACCCAATGCAAAATTGAGTGATTCTCTAACTTATGATATTACAGCATGGTCATTACCTTATGCTTATGGTTTAGACGCCCTTGCAACTGAAACAAAAGTAAATGCTACGACCAATATTACCACAAAAGATCCTATCAAAAATATTATTTCTGAAAACACCTATGCCTATATTGGCGATTGGAATAGCATGAATGACGCGCGTTTTTTAGCCGATCTTTTAAAAGAAAATATCAAAGTAAAATTTACTCAAAAGCCTTTTACTTTAGAAGGTAAAAAATATGAGCGCGGAAGTTTAATTATTACGAAGTCTGATAACCGAAATAAAAAAGATTTTGCTATCAAACTTTCTGAAATTTCTGAGAAACACGCCAAACACTTGATGTCTACTTCTACAGGGTTTGTAGATCGTGGTGATGATTTTGGTTCTAGTTCTGTACACCTAATAAAGAAAAATAATATAGCAGTCCTTACTGGAAAACCAACTAGCACTTTGCAATTTGGCGAAGTGTGGCACTTTTTTGAGCAACAATTAAAATACCCACTTACGGTATTGGAAAGTGATTTTTTGAATGCTGATGATTTAGAAGCATATGATGTTTTAATTCTACCTGATGGTTGGTATGGAAGCTTTATGCGTAATAATATCCAGAAAGAATTAAAAGAATGGGTTGAAAATGGCGGCAAACTTATTGCCATGGGCGGAGCTATTGAGGGCCTCGAAGGTAAAAATGGCTTCAAAATAAAAAGTAAAAAAACCGAAAAAGACACTACTAAAACAGAACCTCTAATCAGTTATGAAGATTCTGAACGTGAAGGAATTAAAAATTTAATTACAGGTGCCATTTTTAAAACTAAAGTTGATAAAACTAATCCATTAGCATTTGGGTATGAGGATACTTATTTTACTTTAAAACTGGGCGATGATGCTTTTGATTATTTAAAAGAAGGCAATGCCGTATATCTAGAAGAAGAAACTACGCCCACTGCTGGTTTTGCCGGTAGTGACGCAAGAAAAAAAATTGCAAACACATTAGTATTTGGAACTGAAAACTATGGTAAAGGCCAAGTTGTTTACATGGTAGACAACCCTTTATTCAGAGGTTTCTGGGAAAATGGAAAGTTATTTTTTGTCAATGCTTTGTTTATGGTCGATTAA
- a CDS encoding ArnT family glycosyltransferase, whose product MVSTAFRKVILSDKIYWILILGFFFLLYAPNLLREGMFVDGIWYATISHNLANGFGSLWKPMFTNTIFPEFYEHPPLVFWIQSLFFRIFGSTFWTERIYCLFIFIITSFLIVKIWRIINSNNSSYKKVTYLPLALWMLNFQTFFAYPNNVLECTLTIFTLSAIYLLIKSLISSERTSYLFIFLSGIFVFLGVMCKGAVALFPFAFFPLYLLIYKGNIKELVTKTLLVIASFLICFFIVLQFENARMFFVQYIDNQIIKSILGFRTENMRESRFYILNALLKGIPVTLGLSILLVVFAFFGNKKKWIFDKSHNKKSAFYCLIALSASAPIMISLKQAGYYLVPSLPLFSIALALLVVPSFVFLKEKFKKNLKNYLKFSWCSIAFLFICIAIAGRNIGTIDKRDRDKINFVNATKNRIPAKSILDFKSINLEHSLHAFFQRNQFIALDTSVTFSNNYFIIEKEVDTISLENYDLLPEFNDTKYHVYLKH is encoded by the coding sequence ATGGTTTCTACTGCATTTAGAAAGGTGATACTTTCTGATAAAATTTACTGGATATTAATACTGGGTTTCTTTTTCCTACTGTATGCTCCAAATTTACTGAGAGAAGGTATGTTTGTAGATGGAATTTGGTATGCTACCATATCTCATAATTTAGCTAATGGTTTTGGGTCTTTATGGAAACCAATGTTTACCAATACTATATTTCCTGAGTTTTATGAACACCCTCCTTTAGTTTTTTGGATTCAGAGTTTATTTTTTAGAATATTTGGTAGTACGTTTTGGACCGAAAGAATTTACTGTCTCTTTATTTTTATAATTACAAGTTTCCTTATTGTAAAGATTTGGAGAATTATAAATAGTAATAATAGCTCTTATAAAAAAGTAACGTATCTACCGCTTGCCCTTTGGATGCTCAATTTCCAAACCTTTTTTGCATATCCAAACAATGTATTAGAATGCACACTTACCATATTTACGCTATCTGCAATCTACCTCTTAATAAAGAGCTTAATCTCTTCTGAAAGAACATCATACCTATTCATATTCCTTTCAGGAATATTCGTATTTCTAGGGGTAATGTGTAAAGGAGCTGTTGCCTTATTCCCTTTTGCATTTTTTCCGTTATACTTACTTATCTACAAAGGAAATATTAAAGAACTGGTAACCAAGACTTTACTTGTAATTGCTAGTTTTTTAATTTGCTTTTTTATTGTTCTTCAATTTGAAAATGCGAGAATGTTTTTTGTTCAATACATAGACAATCAAATAATCAAATCTATTTTAGGATTTAGAACAGAAAATATGCGAGAAAGCAGGTTTTATATCTTAAATGCCCTTTTAAAAGGGATTCCTGTTACCTTGGGATTATCTATTCTACTAGTTGTATTCGCCTTTTTTGGGAATAAAAAAAAATGGATCTTTGACAAGAGTCATAATAAAAAAAGTGCTTTCTATTGCCTAATTGCACTTTCTGCTTCTGCACCAATAATGATTAGCCTAAAACAAGCAGGATATTATTTGGTACCCTCTTTACCCCTATTCTCTATTGCACTAGCACTACTCGTTGTACCTTCTTTTGTGTTTTTAAAAGAAAAATTTAAAAAAAATCTAAAAAATTATCTAAAATTTTCATGGTGTAGTATAGCCTTTCTATTTATATGTATTGCAATAGCCGGTAGAAATATTGGAACCATCGACAAAAGAGATCGTGATAAAATAAATTTCGTAAACGCAACTAAAAATCGAATTCCTGCTAAAAGTATCCTAGATTTTAAATCTATCAATTTAGAGCATTCTCTGCATGCTTTTTTCCAACGAAATCAGTTTATAGCCTTAGATACTTCTGTTACATTTTCTAATAATTATTTCATCATAGAAAAAGAAGTTGACACAATTTCTTTAGAAAATTACGATTTACTACCTGAGTTCAATGACACTAAATACCATGTGTATTTAAAACATTAA
- a CDS encoding pyridoxamine 5'-phosphate oxidase family protein has translation MTSTVFTEIKEELKKGITEYGHPFRFFTLGTVGLDKMARLRTVVLRDFSEEWNLSFFTDKRSKKVTHIIENPKVCILLYHPEKRIQLKIEGNAFVVKNDKKIAKYWNRIKDDAKNDYTTTLAPGSNINSLTEIEYLNEGNHFCLITIEAHKIEYLRLDKPNHIKIRYSKDDNHWKGEFLVP, from the coding sequence ATGACTTCAACCGTATTTACCGAGATAAAAGAAGAGTTAAAAAAAGGGATTACCGAGTATGGACATCCTTTCCGATTTTTCACCTTAGGCACTGTAGGGTTAGACAAAATGGCCAGATTGCGCACGGTGGTATTGCGTGATTTTTCAGAGGAATGGAACCTTAGCTTCTTTACCGATAAACGCTCTAAAAAGGTAACTCATATTATAGAAAACCCTAAAGTTTGCATCTTACTTTATCATCCAGAAAAAAGAATACAATTAAAGATTGAAGGCAATGCTTTTGTTGTTAAAAACGATAAAAAGATAGCCAAATACTGGAATCGGATAAAAGACGACGCTAAAAATGACTACACAACAACCCTAGCACCAGGAAGTAATATTAACAGCCTGACGGAAATAGAATACCTAAACGAAGGAAATCATTTTTGTTTGATAACTATTGAAGCGCATAAAATTGAATACTTGCGACTTGATAAGCCAAATCATATCAAAATTAGATATTCAAAAGATGACAACCATTGGAAAGGGGAATTTCTAGTCCCTTAA